Proteins encoded in a region of the Streptomyces violaceoruber genome:
- a CDS encoding long-chain specific acyl-CoA dehydrogenase has protein sequence MTFRRDLYGPDHEAFRDTVRAFLAKEVAPHHQRWERNGVVDREVWYSAGRQGLLGPAVDQEYGGGGSDDFRYSAVLIEEFARAGASGLALSLHNDIVGPYLTRLATEEQKRRWLPGFVSGDIVTAIAMTEPGAGSDLQGIRTTATDRGDHYLLNGSKTFISNGILADLVVVVARTTPEGGSAGQSLLVVERGADGFERGRNLAKIGQQAQDTAELFFNDVRVPKENLLGEENRAFTYLMGNLAQERLAIAVGAAAATEEILDITTRYVKEREAFGRPLAKLQHVRFEIAEMATEAAVTRTFLDRCVTEHVAGRLDPVHASMAKWWATELQKRVADRCLQLHGGYGYMSEYRVARAFLDGRIQTIYGGTTEIMKEIIGRSLLG, from the coding sequence GTGACCTTCCGACGAGACCTGTACGGCCCCGATCACGAGGCCTTCCGCGACACCGTGCGCGCCTTCCTCGCCAAGGAGGTGGCGCCGCACCACCAACGCTGGGAACGCAACGGCGTCGTCGACCGCGAAGTCTGGTACTCGGCGGGCCGCCAGGGCCTGCTGGGTCCGGCCGTCGACCAGGAGTACGGCGGTGGTGGCAGCGACGACTTCCGCTACAGCGCCGTCCTCATCGAGGAGTTCGCCCGCGCCGGAGCCTCCGGACTGGCCCTGAGCCTGCACAACGACATCGTCGGCCCGTACCTCACCCGGCTCGCCACCGAGGAACAGAAGCGGCGCTGGCTGCCCGGCTTCGTCTCCGGCGACATCGTCACCGCCATCGCCATGACCGAACCCGGAGCCGGTTCCGACCTCCAGGGCATCCGCACCACGGCCACCGACCGCGGCGACCACTACCTGCTCAACGGCTCGAAGACCTTCATCTCCAACGGCATCCTCGCCGACCTCGTCGTGGTGGTCGCCCGCACCACGCCCGAGGGCGGCAGTGCCGGGCAGAGCCTGCTCGTCGTCGAACGCGGCGCGGACGGCTTCGAACGAGGCCGCAACCTCGCCAAGATCGGCCAGCAGGCCCAGGACACCGCCGAGCTGTTCTTCAACGACGTACGCGTCCCCAAGGAGAACCTGCTCGGCGAGGAGAACCGCGCCTTCACCTACCTGATGGGCAACCTCGCCCAGGAGCGTCTGGCCATCGCGGTCGGCGCCGCGGCGGCGACCGAGGAGATCCTCGACATCACCACGCGCTACGTGAAGGAGCGCGAGGCCTTCGGCCGGCCGCTGGCCAAACTCCAGCACGTCCGCTTCGAGATCGCCGAGATGGCCACCGAGGCGGCGGTCACCCGCACCTTCCTGGACCGCTGTGTCACCGAGCACGTCGCGGGCCGGCTCGATCCCGTGCACGCCTCGATGGCCAAGTGGTGGGCCACCGAACTCCAGAAGCGGGTCGCCGACCGCTGTCTGCAGCTGCACGGCGGCTACGGCTACATGAGCGAGTACCGGGTGGCGCGGGCGTTCCTCGACGGGCGCATCCAGACCATCTACGGCGGCACCACCGAGATCATGAAGGAGATCATCGGCCGCTCCCTCCTGGGTTGA
- a CDS encoding LLM class F420-dependent oxidoreductase produces MELSSPLKYTGDPRTAVDRAAALESAGLDAVWVAEAYGFDSPTIMGYLAARTERMRIGSAVLNVYSRSPALIAQTAAGLDALTGGRALLGIGASGPQVVEGWHGRRYDRPLGRTREVIELSRRIWRREVIEHRGITDLPLPPEKGGTLGKPLKLLTHPVRDTIPVYVAALGPANVRMTAELADGWLPFLYAPEHAAQVWGPSLAEGAAKRDPALGPLAVVAGGLLAVDDDAEAVHDLMRPTVALYVGGMGAPGRNFYHDLICSYGYEAAAAAIQEHYLAGRRKEAETAVPAELLARICLAGPEGHVRERVEAFRESGVTMLNVTPVGADPARLIERVRGWL; encoded by the coding sequence ATGGAACTGTCCTCACCGCTGAAGTACACGGGCGACCCGCGGACGGCCGTGGACCGGGCGGCCGCCCTGGAGTCCGCCGGACTCGACGCCGTCTGGGTGGCCGAGGCGTACGGCTTCGACTCACCGACGATCATGGGATACCTGGCCGCCAGGACCGAGCGCATGCGCATCGGTTCGGCCGTCCTGAACGTCTACTCGCGCAGCCCCGCCCTGATCGCCCAGACCGCCGCCGGACTCGACGCCCTCACCGGCGGCCGGGCCCTCCTCGGCATCGGCGCCTCCGGGCCGCAGGTCGTCGAGGGCTGGCACGGCCGCCGCTACGACCGCCCGCTGGGCCGCACCCGCGAGGTCATCGAGCTGTCGCGGCGGATCTGGCGACGCGAGGTGATCGAGCACCGCGGCATCACCGATCTGCCCCTGCCACCCGAGAAGGGCGGCACGCTCGGCAAACCCCTCAAGCTGCTCACCCACCCGGTGCGCGACACCATCCCCGTGTACGTCGCCGCACTCGGCCCGGCCAACGTCCGGATGACCGCCGAACTGGCCGACGGCTGGCTGCCGTTCCTCTACGCGCCGGAACACGCCGCGCAGGTGTGGGGTCCGTCCCTGGCCGAGGGCGCCGCCAAGCGCGATCCCGCGCTCGGACCGCTGGCGGTCGTGGCGGGCGGCCTGCTCGCCGTCGACGACGACGCCGAAGCGGTCCACGACCTGATGCGCCCCACCGTCGCCCTGTACGTAGGCGGCATGGGCGCCCCGGGCCGCAACTTCTACCACGACCTGATCTGCTCCTACGGCTACGAGGCCGCCGCGGCCGCCATCCAGGAGCACTACCTCGCGGGCCGCAGGAAGGAGGCGGAGACCGCCGTCCCCGCCGAACTGCTGGCGCGGATCTGCCTGGCCGGCCCCGAGGGCCACGTCCGCGAACGCGTCGAGGCGTTCCGCGAGTCGGGCGTGACGATGCTCAACGTCACGCCCGTCGGAGCGGACCCCGCCCGGCTGATCGAGCGAGTGAGGGGATGGCTGTGA
- a CDS encoding CaiB/BaiF CoA transferase family protein codes for MSHRPPDPPARACAGPLDGVRVLELAGIGPGPFAAMLLGDLGADVVRVDRPAPGPLAGDPAHDVTNRNKRSVLVDLKSPGGPETVRALAARADILVEGYRPGVAERLGVGPEECMAANPALVYGRMTGWGQRGPLAPRAGHDIGYIATAGALSMLGAPDGPPAVPANLLGDYAGGSLYLTTGVLAALLTARTTGRGQVVDAAIVDGTAHLTALFWGMLAAGTWREDRGTNLLDGGCPYYRVYETGDGGWMAVGALEPPFYTTFVTLLGLSGDALPDRSDPRNWPELQALFTARFKTASREEWTAVFEGTDACVAPVLSLREAADHPHLTGRGTYTEAHGVTQPAPAPRFSATPGTLRLPPAVPGAHTADVARDWGLPHLIEPPKDRS; via the coding sequence ATGAGCCACCGCCCCCCTGATCCCCCCGCCCGGGCCTGCGCCGGTCCGCTGGACGGCGTGCGCGTTCTCGAGCTGGCCGGTATCGGACCCGGCCCGTTCGCCGCGATGCTGCTCGGCGACCTCGGCGCCGACGTGGTGCGCGTCGACCGCCCCGCCCCCGGCCCCCTCGCCGGCGACCCCGCCCACGACGTGACCAACCGCAACAAGCGCTCGGTCCTGGTCGACCTCAAGTCACCCGGCGGACCGGAGACCGTACGGGCCCTGGCCGCACGCGCCGACATCCTGGTGGAGGGATACCGCCCCGGGGTCGCGGAGCGGCTCGGGGTCGGCCCCGAGGAGTGCATGGCCGCCAACCCCGCCCTGGTGTACGGCCGGATGACCGGCTGGGGCCAGCGGGGGCCGCTCGCGCCCCGGGCCGGACACGACATCGGCTACATCGCCACGGCCGGCGCCCTCTCCATGCTCGGGGCACCGGACGGACCGCCCGCCGTCCCCGCCAACCTGCTCGGCGACTACGCGGGCGGCTCCCTCTACCTCACCACCGGCGTCCTGGCCGCGCTGCTCACCGCCCGCACCACCGGCCGCGGCCAGGTGGTGGACGCGGCCATCGTCGACGGCACGGCCCACCTCACCGCGCTCTTCTGGGGCATGCTCGCCGCGGGGACCTGGCGCGAGGACCGCGGGACCAACCTCCTCGACGGAGGCTGCCCGTACTACCGCGTGTACGAGACCGGCGACGGCGGCTGGATGGCGGTCGGCGCCCTGGAACCGCCCTTCTACACCACCTTCGTCACCCTGCTGGGCCTGTCCGGGGACGCCCTGCCGGACCGCTCCGACCCGCGCAACTGGCCCGAGCTCCAAGCCCTGTTCACCGCACGCTTCAAGACCGCCTCCCGGGAGGAGTGGACGGCCGTCTTCGAGGGCACCGACGCGTGCGTGGCCCCCGTCCTCTCCCTGCGAGAGGCGGCGGACCATCCGCACCTGACCGGCCGCGGCACCTACACCGAGGCGCACGGCGTCACCCAGCCCGCACCCGCGCCCCGCTTCTCCGCCACCCCCGGCACCCTGCGCCTGCCGCCCGCCGTACCCGGCGCGCACACCGCCGACGTGGCCCGGGACTGGGGCCTGCCCCACCTGATCGAACCCCCGAAGGACCGCAGCTGA
- a CDS encoding TetR/AcrR family transcriptional regulator — protein MSTEQSQDSTATARHWRSYGPLDLHPILVHAMEAFNEHGYHGTSVRNIAGRVGVTVPALYYHYENKQALLATLLETSIKDVLDRCRAAAAEAGPAPLARFCGMVESIVLYMAHRRSLAFLDTEIRSLEPANRARYVALRDYLQHMLLDTVEAGRAEGVFTTDIPADAVRAVLIMCQGVANWFRPDGPLTAEQVAERHVLLSLGTVGHQLPAPAPRAPAPYGSR, from the coding sequence TTGAGCACCGAGCAGAGCCAGGACAGCACGGCCACGGCGCGGCACTGGCGTTCCTACGGACCGCTGGATCTGCACCCGATCCTGGTTCACGCCATGGAGGCCTTCAACGAGCACGGCTACCACGGCACTTCGGTCCGCAACATCGCCGGCCGGGTCGGCGTCACCGTGCCCGCGCTGTACTACCACTACGAGAACAAGCAGGCCCTGCTGGCCACCTTGCTGGAGACGTCCATCAAGGACGTCCTGGACCGTTGCCGGGCGGCGGCCGCGGAGGCGGGGCCCGCTCCGCTGGCGCGGTTCTGCGGCATGGTCGAGTCGATCGTGCTCTACATGGCCCACCGGAGGTCGCTGGCGTTCCTGGACACCGAGATACGCAGCCTGGAGCCGGCCAACCGGGCGCGTTACGTGGCCCTGCGCGACTACCTCCAGCACATGCTGCTCGACACGGTCGAAGCCGGGCGCGCCGAGGGCGTGTTCACCACCGACATCCCGGCCGACGCCGTGCGCGCGGTCCTGATCATGTGCCAGGGCGTCGCCAACTGGTTCCGCCCCGACGGGCCCCTCACCGCGGAACAGGTCGCCGAACGCCACGTCCTGCTGAGCCTGGGCACCGTGGGGCACCAACTGCCCGCCCCCGCGCCGCGGGCCCCGGCACCGTACGGCTCCCGATGA
- a CDS encoding DUF4334 domain-containing protein, translating to MDQLQARTRFQTLRETKGRVEAAALDEVWAVLDTVRPEEILGEWKGGEFDTGHPLNGELAKAGWYGKTFASVHDAKPLMCRDSAGELYSDVELGKGEASLWTVEFRGESTATMVYDGRPVLDHFKRVDDTTLMGIMNAKGVPAEGPYYYFFLERA from the coding sequence ATGGACCAGCTCCAGGCCCGTACCCGCTTCCAGACGCTGCGCGAGACGAAGGGCCGGGTGGAGGCGGCCGCGCTGGACGAGGTGTGGGCCGTACTGGACACCGTCCGGCCCGAGGAGATCCTCGGCGAATGGAAGGGCGGCGAGTTCGACACCGGCCACCCGCTCAACGGCGAGCTGGCGAAGGCGGGCTGGTACGGCAAGACCTTCGCCTCGGTGCACGACGCCAAGCCGCTGATGTGCCGGGACTCGGCGGGCGAGCTGTACTCCGACGTGGAACTGGGCAAGGGCGAGGCCAGCCTGTGGACGGTGGAGTTCCGCGGCGAGTCGACGGCCACGATGGTCTACGACGGCCGGCCGGTCCTCGACCACTTCAAGCGGGTGGACGACACCACCCTCATGGGCATCATGAACGCCAAGGGCGTGCCCGCCGAGGGTCCTTACTACTACTTCTTCCTGGAGCGCGCGTGA
- a CDS encoding NAD(P)-dependent alcohol dehydrogenase — translation MRRARAAVVREPGAPFTVLEVELEDPRPREVLVRMTAAGVCHTDLGIQAGWPRRLTPMVFGHEGAGRVEAVGAEVTGLVPGDTVCLTFASCGGCGQCTAGHPAYCDAARDLNLSGGRGDGSTPLRLDGAPLHGGFFGQSSFATYAVVHERGVVRVPADLPATLAAPLGCGGQTGAGTVLNRLRPEPGTSLVVLGAGGVGLSALMAAVAVGCDPVLAVDPVASRRDLARALGARAALPPDDALVAAVRQLTDGGAHHVVDTTGRPGMLDRAVAALRPRGALALLGLGGEVTFDMTRLMTKGVRLHGVMEGDSDPARFVPELIALHRRGLFPVDRLVTTFAFEEIGAAVAAMRDGSAVKPVLTFS, via the coding sequence GTGAGGCGTGCCCGTGCCGCGGTCGTCCGGGAGCCGGGCGCCCCGTTCACCGTCCTGGAGGTGGAGCTGGAGGACCCGCGTCCGCGCGAGGTGCTGGTCAGGATGACCGCGGCCGGGGTGTGCCACACGGATCTGGGCATCCAGGCCGGCTGGCCCCGGCGGCTGACCCCCATGGTCTTCGGCCACGAGGGCGCCGGCCGGGTCGAGGCGGTGGGCGCGGAGGTGACCGGTCTCGTGCCGGGGGACACCGTCTGCCTCACCTTCGCCAGCTGCGGCGGGTGCGGGCAGTGCACCGCGGGGCATCCCGCGTACTGCGACGCGGCGCGGGACCTCAACCTCTCCGGCGGGCGCGGGGACGGCAGCACCCCGCTCCGCCTGGACGGCGCCCCGCTGCACGGCGGCTTCTTCGGACAGTCCAGCTTCGCCACGTACGCCGTGGTCCACGAGCGCGGCGTGGTCAGGGTGCCCGCCGACCTGCCCGCGACGCTCGCGGCGCCCCTGGGGTGCGGAGGTCAGACGGGGGCGGGGACGGTGCTCAACCGGCTGCGCCCCGAGCCGGGCACCTCGCTCGTGGTGCTCGGGGCCGGCGGGGTGGGGCTGAGCGCGCTGATGGCCGCGGTGGCCGTGGGCTGCGACCCGGTGCTGGCCGTCGATCCGGTCGCCTCCCGGCGGGACCTGGCCCGCGCACTCGGGGCCAGGGCCGCCCTGCCGCCGGACGACGCTCTCGTCGCGGCGGTGCGGCAGCTCACCGACGGCGGGGCGCACCACGTGGTGGACACCACGGGCCGGCCCGGGATGCTCGACCGGGCCGTCGCGGCGCTGCGTCCACGCGGTGCGCTCGCCCTCCTCGGCCTCGGCGGTGAGGTGACGTTCGACATGACGCGCCTGATGACCAAGGGGGTCCGCCTGCACGGGGTGATGGAGGGCGACTCCGACCCCGCCCGCTTCGTCCCGGAGCTGATCGCCCTGCACCGGCGGGGGCTCTTTCCGGTGGACCGGTTGGTCACCACCTTCGCCTTCGAGGAGATCGGCGCCGCCGTCGCCGCCATGCGCGACGGAAGCGCGGTGAAGCCGGTCCTCACCTTCTCCTGA
- a CDS encoding TetR/AcrR family transcriptional regulator — protein MTTDPTTAARPRNRRQLIVEAAGRVFSERGYHRASMEEIAAGVGITAAALYRHFPNKYALFAECADVMAQGLVAALDEVPPGAPLTDVLDAVAGVTVAYRASGGVYRWEARYLNREDRRRLRAKFGRIVGRVDEAVRREYPPADERLRAVAALGAIGSVTMHRTSIAARRAESLLSASALRVAAAGPAAAGDGVRPVELPAQPVPRTRRAEILAAAVPLFARDGFANVTNGQIAREVGLAPSALYRHYSGKVDILAAACLQAAGLLAQGVERSLREVTGPHEAVAALAATYVAYSFEYTALNSVAEAELAGLPADLRRPLIHAQREHIAVWEQQLRLARPELDPRQARVLVHAGFGVVVEAGRSLRWRDGPDHRGAVTALVVAALGL, from the coding sequence GTGACCACCGATCCGACCACGGCCGCCCGGCCCCGCAACCGCAGGCAGCTCATCGTCGAGGCGGCGGGCCGGGTCTTCAGCGAACGCGGCTACCACCGGGCGTCCATGGAGGAGATCGCCGCGGGCGTCGGCATCACCGCGGCGGCCCTGTACCGGCACTTCCCGAACAAGTACGCGCTCTTCGCCGAGTGTGCCGACGTCATGGCCCAGGGGCTGGTGGCCGCGCTCGACGAGGTGCCGCCCGGGGCGCCCCTGACGGATGTGCTCGACGCCGTCGCCGGGGTCACGGTCGCGTACCGGGCGTCGGGGGGCGTGTACCGGTGGGAGGCCCGCTACCTCAACCGTGAGGACCGCAGGCGCCTGCGGGCGAAGTTCGGGCGGATCGTCGGGCGGGTCGACGAGGCGGTGCGGCGGGAGTACCCGCCGGCCGACGAGCGGCTGCGGGCCGTGGCCGCCCTGGGGGCGATCGGTTCCGTCACGATGCACCGCACCTCGATCGCCGCGCGCCGGGCGGAGAGCCTGTTGTCGGCGTCGGCGCTGCGCGTGGCCGCCGCCGGCCCGGCCGCGGCGGGCGACGGCGTCCGCCCGGTAGAACTGCCCGCCCAGCCGGTGCCGCGCACCCGGCGGGCGGAGATCCTCGCCGCCGCCGTGCCGCTGTTCGCGCGGGACGGGTTCGCCAACGTCACCAACGGCCAGATCGCGCGGGAGGTGGGGCTGGCCCCGTCGGCGCTCTACCGCCACTACTCCGGCAAGGTCGACATCCTGGCGGCGGCGTGCCTCCAGGCGGCGGGTCTGCTGGCCCAGGGAGTGGAGCGGAGCCTGCGCGAGGTGACCGGCCCGCACGAGGCCGTGGCCGCGCTGGCGGCCACCTACGTGGCCTACAGCTTCGAGTACACCGCGCTCAACAGCGTCGCCGAGGCCGAGTTGGCCGGGTTGCCCGCGGATCTGCGGCGGCCCCTGATCCACGCGCAGCGGGAGCACATCGCCGTCTGGGAGCAGCAGTTGCGGCTGGCCCGTCCGGAACTCGACCCGCGTCAGGCCCGGGTGCTGGTGCACGCGGGGTTCGGGGTGGTGGTCGAGGCCGGCCGCAGCCTGCGCTGGCGGGACGGCCCCGACCACCGTGGCGCCGTGACCGCGCTGGTCGTGGCGGCCCTGGGCCTGTGA
- a CDS encoding oxygenase MpaB family protein encodes MENLSRRGVLSLGVALGLVGVADGAKAWAWPSADSVAGAGTGADPEYVWDSATDPLMAALLENGSVPSINTAMAGWVNNADPLPGGFPAELTAHLRQVNRLPSWADRTKLTRAADFNRRRDTYLFMLYGLGGGIMSTVIPREARSVYWSAGGADMQDRAAKTFTFGYDLSQLKAFEPTGQFVVTANKTRLVHAAVRHLLPRSPHWTSGADQDIPISAADILVTFHSLGTYVRSKLIEWKVPFPAADQEAFLHSWQVALHLLGVPDEYIPKTWAAAEAQSAQVLTPILAPTTEGIKLAEELLGLTAQIDLGVTRGFLNEFVRYVLSDEVGDWLGLRRDPVAAALVRTAWPAYIKFREGLSPIMPGTFYLVDQFVRALAMLFLNKGSSGATTPITIPTGNRPG; translated from the coding sequence ATGGAGAATCTCAGCAGGCGAGGAGTCCTGTCGCTCGGTGTCGCGCTCGGGCTCGTGGGCGTGGCGGACGGCGCGAAGGCGTGGGCGTGGCCGTCGGCGGACTCGGTGGCCGGCGCCGGCACGGGCGCCGATCCGGAGTACGTGTGGGACAGCGCGACGGACCCCCTGATGGCCGCGCTGCTCGAGAACGGCAGCGTTCCGTCGATCAACACCGCGATGGCCGGGTGGGTGAACAACGCCGACCCGCTGCCCGGCGGATTCCCGGCGGAGCTCACCGCGCATCTGCGGCAGGTCAACCGGCTGCCGTCCTGGGCCGACCGGACCAAGCTGACCCGCGCGGCCGACTTCAACCGGCGCCGGGACACGTACCTGTTCATGCTGTACGGCCTCGGCGGCGGCATCATGAGCACCGTCATCCCGCGCGAGGCCAGGAGCGTCTACTGGTCGGCGGGCGGCGCCGACATGCAGGACCGCGCCGCCAAGACGTTCACCTTCGGCTACGACCTGTCCCAGCTGAAGGCGTTCGAGCCGACCGGGCAGTTCGTCGTCACCGCCAACAAGACCCGGCTGGTGCACGCCGCCGTCCGGCACCTGCTGCCGCGGTCGCCGCACTGGACGTCCGGCGCGGACCAGGACATCCCGATCAGTGCCGCCGACATCCTGGTCACCTTCCACAGCCTGGGAACCTACGTGCGCAGCAAGCTGATCGAGTGGAAGGTCCCGTTCCCGGCCGCGGACCAGGAGGCGTTCCTGCACTCCTGGCAGGTCGCCCTCCACCTGCTGGGGGTGCCGGACGAGTACATCCCCAAGACCTGGGCGGCCGCGGAGGCGCAGTCCGCGCAGGTGCTGACCCCGATCCTCGCCCCGACGACCGAGGGCATCAAGCTCGCCGAGGAGCTGCTCGGCCTGACCGCGCAGATCGACCTCGGCGTCACCCGCGGGTTCCTGAACGAGTTCGTGCGCTACGTCCTCAGCGACGAGGTCGGCGACTGGCTGGGGTTGCGGCGCGACCCGGTGGCGGCGGCCCTGGTCCGCACCGCGTGGCCCGCGTACATCAAGTTCCGGGAGGGACTGTCGCCGATCATGCCCGGCACCTTCTACCTGGTCGACCAGTTCGTGCGCGCCCTGGCCATGCTGTTCCTCAACAAGGGCTCCTCCGGGGCCACCACCCCGATCACCATCCCCACCGGCAACAGGCCGGGCTGA
- a CDS encoding TetR/AcrR family transcriptional regulator — translation MSEQLNADRPKTRRKEPAGRGSASEQKILAAAKELFLADRYDGVNLERIAARAGVSRQTVYNRFGSKETVFREMVRHHWSAFAGPGRDIAECGPDASAEEVLRGFAQSLQHFATETDQIRFAQLVVTESARLPWIADEFYRLGKGPVVVTFADCLDSLVRRGLLRCPDTHLAARQFMGLVQEFLVWPRVMAFEEEVAGQAPPEVVIEEAVLTFLARYAPAADGPGQSV, via the coding sequence ATGTCCGAGCAGCTGAACGCGGACCGGCCGAAGACCCGGCGCAAGGAGCCCGCCGGACGTGGCTCGGCCTCCGAGCAGAAGATCCTCGCGGCGGCGAAGGAACTCTTCCTGGCCGACCGCTACGACGGTGTCAACCTGGAGCGGATCGCCGCGCGCGCCGGAGTCTCACGGCAGACCGTCTACAACCGGTTCGGTTCGAAGGAGACGGTCTTCCGGGAGATGGTCCGCCACCATTGGTCGGCGTTCGCCGGCCCGGGCCGGGACATCGCCGAGTGCGGGCCCGACGCGAGCGCCGAGGAGGTCCTGCGAGGGTTCGCCCAGTCGCTCCAACACTTCGCCACCGAGACCGACCAGATCCGTTTCGCCCAGCTCGTGGTGACCGAATCCGCACGCCTGCCATGGATCGCGGACGAGTTCTACCGGCTGGGGAAGGGGCCGGTCGTGGTCACGTTCGCCGACTGCCTCGACAGCCTGGTCCGCCGAGGCCTGCTTCGATGCCCGGACACTCATCTGGCAGCACGTCAGTTCATGGGGCTCGTCCAGGAGTTCCTCGTCTGGCCGAGGGTCATGGCCTTCGAGGAGGAGGTTGCCGGTCAGGCACCGCCGGAGGTGGTGATCGAGGAAGCGGTACTCACCTTCCTGGCCCGCTACGCACCCGCGGCAGACGGGCCTGGGCAGTCCGTCTGA
- a CDS encoding MBL fold metallo-hydrolase produces the protein MTADTITLGDVEIARVIEWSGPIRTARFIIPDSDEETWRRNRGWLEPDFWTPADDAYRCHVQTWVLRSEGKTVLVDTGIGNDRERPQIPQFAGLKTDFLARLNAVGVAPEDVDVVVNTHIHYDHVGWNTELRDGAWVPTFPNAVYLIPRPDDLYFDPEGARRGRAPRDEHERVRWEGSKLVYNDSIAPVHRAGQAVLWEDDHRIDGNLRLEAAPGHTPGSSVVTLRSGTDRAVFVGDMVHSPVQVLNPGWNSCFCDDLQLAAKTRTSYLSRAAELRELVVPAHWPGHGAAEVRQDGDGFAISEWAAFPRG, from the coding sequence ATGACCGCAGACACCATTACCCTCGGCGACGTCGAGATCGCACGCGTCATCGAGTGGTCCGGCCCCATCCGCACCGCCCGCTTCATCATTCCGGACAGCGACGAGGAGACATGGCGTCGTAACCGGGGGTGGCTCGAGCCGGACTTCTGGACTCCGGCCGATGATGCCTACCGCTGCCACGTCCAGACCTGGGTCCTGCGCAGCGAGGGCAAGACCGTTCTGGTGGACACCGGCATCGGGAACGACCGGGAGCGCCCGCAGATTCCGCAGTTCGCGGGGCTGAAGACGGACTTCCTCGCCCGCCTGAACGCGGTCGGCGTCGCACCCGAAGACGTCGACGTCGTTGTCAACACGCACATCCACTACGACCACGTCGGCTGGAACACCGAGTTGCGCGACGGCGCATGGGTCCCCACCTTCCCCAACGCCGTCTACCTGATACCCCGCCCCGACGACCTGTACTTCGACCCGGAAGGCGCCCGCCGCGGCCGGGCACCACGCGACGAGCACGAACGCGTCCGCTGGGAGGGCAGCAAGCTCGTCTACAACGACAGCATCGCCCCCGTCCACCGGGCCGGACAGGCGGTGCTGTGGGAGGACGACCACCGCATCGACGGCAACCTGCGGCTGGAGGCCGCACCGGGCCACACTCCGGGATCGTCCGTCGTCACGCTGCGATCGGGCACGGACCGCGCCGTCTTCGTCGGGGACATGGTGCACAGTCCCGTCCAAGTCCTCAACCCCGGATGGAACAGTTGCTTCTGCGACGACCTCCAGCTCGCGGCCAAGACCCGCACCTCCTACCTCTCCCGCGCTGCCGAGCTGCGTGAACTCGTCGTCCCGGCCCACTGGCCCGGCCACGGAGCCGCCGAAGTCCGGCAGGACGGTGACGGCTTCGCCATCAGCGAATGGGCCGCGTTCCCGCGCGGCTGA